One Pecten maximus unplaced genomic scaffold, xPecMax1.1, whole genome shotgun sequence DNA window includes the following coding sequences:
- the LOC117319497 gene encoding LOW QUALITY PROTEIN: uncharacterized protein LOC117319497 (The sequence of the model RefSeq protein was modified relative to this genomic sequence to represent the inferred CDS: deleted 2 bases in 1 codon) has product MQAIPVGGDQLTCERIRGAHMARLDGDTQEERLEGLITMVEDFHEKINFLQAMMDRFYKPGSARETGTLYQLRNVINRRNVTKNVSADYHAVGSFIDLVTSAHVIAAALKAFGMDSIEDPCPKVPLFTESADEGSKRLLDKIVGEIVDTFFLNSLTVTVNRIEDDETAIEGPIVDDGVYNYATNVTKYGLLRKISVLATRNGDGIRQIRHWKYGLLVYDLSHKIKYRLESFLLLAGVNALFTEKQRHQIIWNRFVNLSGGKDKNLDGDYVMELLNKYAKGRVKLLGPNQTPEIVDRIGKTMMFCHNVNEKLEREIGVHPAGIHHAQRDKTQDIKAVVNQLKNANVFSVIRGRQHDSFQEQFDMFQNVNSHALHKWLNVKKQEYSNGKYAF; this is encoded by the exons ATGCAAGCAATTCCAGTTGGAGGTGACCAATTGACGTGTGAGCGAATTAGAGGTGCACATATGGCTCGTCTTGATGGAGATACACAAGAGGAAAGATTGGAGGGTTTGATAACTATGGTGGAAGATTTTCATGAGAAAATAAATTTCCTGCAG GCAATGATGGACCGGTTCTACAAACCAGGAAGTGCACGAGAAACAGGCACATTGTATCAACTAAGGAATGTCATAAATAGAAGAAATGTCACAAAAAATGTGAGTGCAGATTATCATGCAGTTGGATCTTTTATTGACCTAGTGACAAGTGCTCATGTTATTGCAGCAGCTCTGAAAGCATTTGGAATGGATAGCATTGAGGATCCCTGTCCAAAAGTCCCACTGTTCACAGAATCTGCTGATGAAGGATCCA AGAGGTTGTTAGATAAGATTGTTGGGGAAATAGTGGACACATTCTTCTTGAACAGCTTGACAGTAACAGTCAATAGGATTGAGGATGATGAAACTGCCATTGAAGGGCCAATAGTTGATGATGGAGTGTACAATTATGCCACCAATGTCACAAAATATGGGCTTCTCAGGAAAATCTCTGTTCTAGCTACTAGAAATGGGGATGGTATTCGACAGATAAGACACTGGAAGTATGGTCTATTAGTATATGACCTTTCACACAAGATTAAGTACAGACTTGAATCTTTCTTGCTTTTAGCAGGTGTGAATGCACTTTTCACAGAGAAGCAAAGACATCAGATAATTTGGAATCGGTTTGTCAATTTGTCTGGAGGAAAAGACAAGAATCTGGATGGGGATTATGTCATGGAACTGCTTAACAAGTATGCAAAGGGTCGTGTTAAATTACTTGGACCAAATCAAACTCCAGAGATTGTTGACCGCATAGGTAAAACAATGATGTTCTGCCACAATGTCAATGAGAAATTGGAAAGAGAAATTGGTGTTCATCCAGCAGGAATACACCATGCACAAAGAGACAAAACACAAGATATAAAGGCTGTTGTGAACCAACTGAAGAATGCAAATGTGTTTTCAGTCATAAGAGGTAGGCAACATGACTCTTTCCAAGAACAGTTTGATATGTTCCAAAATGTCAACTCGCATGCCTTACACAAATGGTTAAATGTCAAGAAGCAGGAGTATTCAAATGGAAAGTATGCATTTTAG